The Microcaecilia unicolor chromosome 13, aMicUni1.1, whole genome shotgun sequence genome has a window encoding:
- the RNF186 gene encoding E3 ubiquitin-protein ligase RNF186, translating to MAAAGCIDLPVSPVVETDSLNSMFLSMDTNYEDSPKPTASESDCLGCSNRSATENHNVSSPMKRATEKDYSDCRKSSTAKSDGSVSPKPSASVTEHRDFSEPSVEEPDGLGTPKLSRAAMDCPVCFSRYNSNRAPKLLACQHIFCAICLKLLLRNEDGTWLITCPLCRTSTVVFGGLICSLQTREDLMDSTSSNFGVQLSPQSVACPAESSNGGSPDPDDDESNITATARRLVVLLLILVIVVMIILQFIYSGLLKWVLCFMIIVLVIMSVVLCSRVNFQRALWFIDTQKDSQIVSVA from the exons ATGGCAGCTGCAGGTTGCATAGACCTTCCTGTTTCCCCCGTTGTAGAAACAGATAGTCTTAATTCTATGTTTTTATCGATGGATACAAATTATGAAGACTCTCCTAAACCAACAGCTTCAGAATCAGATTGCCTGGGCTGCTCTAATCGGTCAGCTACAGAAAATCACAATGTAAGTTCTCCTATGAAAAGAGCTACAGAAAAAGActattcagactgcaggaaatCTTCAACAGCAAAATCAGACGGCTCAGTCTCTCCAAAGCCATCAGCTTCCGTGACGGAGCACAGAGACTTTTCTGAACCTTCTGTTGAGGAGCCAGATGGCCTGGGGACTCCAAAGTTGTCCCGTGCAGCGATGGACTGCCCAGTTTGCTTCAGTAGGTACAATAGTAACAGGGCACCCAAGCTCTTAGCCTGCCAGCATATCTTCTGTGCCATCTGCCTAAAACTCCTCCTCAGGAATGAAGACGGCACCTGGCTGATCACCTGCCCCCTCTGCAGGACATCCACAGTGGTCTTTGGAGGATTGATCTGCAGCCTCCAAACCAGAGAAGATCTGATGGACAGCACAAGTTCTAATTTTGGGGTCCAGCTTTCCCCTCAGAGTGTGGCGTGTCCTGCTGAGTCTTCCAACGGTGGAAGCCCAGATCCCGATGATGATGAAAGCAACATTACAGCCACAGCTCGAAGACTTGTGGTGCTTTTGTTGATACTGGTGATTGTTGTAATGATTATTCTTCAGTTCATTTATTCAGGCTTGTTGAAATGGGTCCTGTGCTTCATGATAATTGTCCTTGTCATTATGTCCGTGGTGCTGTGCAGCAGAGTCAACTTTCAGAGAGCATTATG GTTCATAGACACTCAGAAAGACAGTCAAATTGTATCTGTGGCTTGA